The following are encoded together in the Trichomycterus rosablanca isolate fTriRos1 chromosome 19, fTriRos1.hap1, whole genome shotgun sequence genome:
- the LOC134333566 gene encoding fibrous sheath-interacting protein 2-like isoform X1, with translation MFQQRNKRNMANAKVKDTKRKPEDCKTPAVKQARYCRGKLGQKLFVETPYFDLSDPNMHVTDTKYNNLHDPHLRKFFDRQRRKKLVNHGLITKDNKVLCSLKEFNQHQRYRETTMHNWEKNFLQEQKLQMKQFMEQKMTEGALETPSEEMKVLLMDKARISFRKVCRKFSSADEVAWVKKYKLQLEKMEKEVMRELRLERRFKMDEKQEKKANMMEASVKRSGSPVFTAAPSSSDEVQIINLADLEVSSSVSPSPSSERDETSVMDMMDQETSEERSSASTSSETSSLPSDEPAVSGVSEESVFSDVDRAAGHSLQVLATILEESSEGEAEDLEDLDLEDLEDLDLEDLEDLDLEDLEDLDLDLDLDLDPDLDLDLEDLDLDLESLPEKPKEDQTKVEGTKLKKKKNRMRAFFQRAWRAMKRTFCSKKVFPIG, from the exons ATGTTTCAGCAAAGAAACAAGAGAAAC ATGGCAAACGCCAAAGTCAAAGACACCAAGAGAAAACCAGAAGATTGTAAGACGCCTGCTGTGAAACAGGCTCGATACTGCAGGGGTAAACTGGGTCAAAAA CTGTTTGTGGAAACGCCGTATTTCGACCTGTCCGACCCCAACATGCACGTGACGgatacaaaatacaacaaccTTCACGATCCTCACCTGAGGAAGTTCTTTGATCGGCAGAGGAGAAAGAAACTCGTCAATCACGGCCTGATCACCAAAGATAATAAA GTGCTGTGTTCCCTGAAGGAGTTCAACCAGCACCAGAGATACAGAGAAACAACGATGCACAACTGGGAGAAGAACTTCCTCCAGGAACAG AAGCTGCAGATGAAACAATTCATGGAGCAAAAAATGACCGAAGGAGCTTTAGAGACTCCAAGTGAAGAGATGAAGGTCCTGCTGATGGACAAGGCGAGGATCAGCTTCAGGAAGGT GTGCCGTAAATTTTCTTCTGCTGATGAAGTG GCATGGGTGAAGAAGTACAAACTCCAGCTGGAGAAGATGGAGAAGGAAGTGATGAGAGAGCTCAGACTGGAACGTAGATTTAAAATGGATGAGAAG CAGGAGAAGAAAGCAAACATGATGGAAGCCTCGGTGAAGAGATCAGGTTCTCCAGTATTCACAGCAGCCCCATCATCATCTGATGAGGTTCAGATCATAAACTTGGCCGATCTTGAGGTTTCGTCCAGCGTGTCACCGTCACCTTCCTCAGAACGAGACGAGACGTCGGTGATGGACATGATGGACCAGGAAACGTCTGAAGAACGAAGTTCAGCTTCAACATCCTCCGAGACTTCAAGCTTACCCTCAGATGAACCAGCGGTGAGCGGGGTAAGTGAGGAGTCTGTTTTTTCAGATGTAGACCGGGCAGCAGGTCACTCGCTACAAGTACTCGCTACGATACTTGAGGAGTCTAGTGAAGGGGAAGCTGAAGACCTGGAGGATCTGGACCTCGAGGATCTGGAGGATCTGGATCTGGAGGATCTGGAGGATCTGGACCTGGAGGATCTGGAGGATCTGGATCTGGATCTGGATCTGGATCTGGATCCGGACCTGGATCTGGACCTGGAGGATCTGGACCTGGACCTGGAGAGTTTACCAGAGAAACCTAAGGAAGATCAGACAAAGGTGGAAG GCACTAAattaaagaagaagaagaaccgaaTGAGAGCCTTCTTCCAGAGAGCATGGAGGGCGATGAAGCGAACCTTCTGCTCCAAGAAGGTCTTCCCTATTGGATAG
- the LOC134333566 gene encoding fibrous sheath-interacting protein 2-like isoform X2: MFQQRNKRNMANAKVKDTKRKPEDCKTPAVKQARYCRGKLGQKLFVETPYFDLSDPNMHVTDTKYNNLHDPHLRKFFDRQRRKKLVNHGLITKDNKVLCSLKEFNQHQRYRETTMHNWEKNFLQEQKLQMKQFMEQKMTEGALETPSEEMKVLLMDKARISFRKVCRKFSSADEVAWVKKYKLQLEKMEKEVMRELRLERRFKMDEKEKKANMMEASVKRSGSPVFTAAPSSSDEVQIINLADLEVSSSVSPSPSSERDETSVMDMMDQETSEERSSASTSSETSSLPSDEPAVSGVSEESVFSDVDRAAGHSLQVLATILEESSEGEAEDLEDLDLEDLEDLDLEDLEDLDLEDLEDLDLDLDLDLDPDLDLDLEDLDLDLESLPEKPKEDQTKVEGTKLKKKKNRMRAFFQRAWRAMKRTFCSKKVFPIG; this comes from the exons ATGTTTCAGCAAAGAAACAAGAGAAAC ATGGCAAACGCCAAAGTCAAAGACACCAAGAGAAAACCAGAAGATTGTAAGACGCCTGCTGTGAAACAGGCTCGATACTGCAGGGGTAAACTGGGTCAAAAA CTGTTTGTGGAAACGCCGTATTTCGACCTGTCCGACCCCAACATGCACGTGACGgatacaaaatacaacaaccTTCACGATCCTCACCTGAGGAAGTTCTTTGATCGGCAGAGGAGAAAGAAACTCGTCAATCACGGCCTGATCACCAAAGATAATAAA GTGCTGTGTTCCCTGAAGGAGTTCAACCAGCACCAGAGATACAGAGAAACAACGATGCACAACTGGGAGAAGAACTTCCTCCAGGAACAG AAGCTGCAGATGAAACAATTCATGGAGCAAAAAATGACCGAAGGAGCTTTAGAGACTCCAAGTGAAGAGATGAAGGTCCTGCTGATGGACAAGGCGAGGATCAGCTTCAGGAAGGT GTGCCGTAAATTTTCTTCTGCTGATGAAGTG GCATGGGTGAAGAAGTACAAACTCCAGCTGGAGAAGATGGAGAAGGAAGTGATGAGAGAGCTCAGACTGGAACGTAGATTTAAAATGGATGAGAAG GAGAAGAAAGCAAACATGATGGAAGCCTCGGTGAAGAGATCAGGTTCTCCAGTATTCACAGCAGCCCCATCATCATCTGATGAGGTTCAGATCATAAACTTGGCCGATCTTGAGGTTTCGTCCAGCGTGTCACCGTCACCTTCCTCAGAACGAGACGAGACGTCGGTGATGGACATGATGGACCAGGAAACGTCTGAAGAACGAAGTTCAGCTTCAACATCCTCCGAGACTTCAAGCTTACCCTCAGATGAACCAGCGGTGAGCGGGGTAAGTGAGGAGTCTGTTTTTTCAGATGTAGACCGGGCAGCAGGTCACTCGCTACAAGTACTCGCTACGATACTTGAGGAGTCTAGTGAAGGGGAAGCTGAAGACCTGGAGGATCTGGACCTCGAGGATCTGGAGGATCTGGATCTGGAGGATCTGGAGGATCTGGACCTGGAGGATCTGGAGGATCTGGATCTGGATCTGGATCTGGATCTGGATCCGGACCTGGATCTGGACCTGGAGGATCTGGACCTGGACCTGGAGAGTTTACCAGAGAAACCTAAGGAAGATCAGACAAAGGTGGAAG GCACTAAattaaagaagaagaagaaccgaaTGAGAGCCTTCTTCCAGAGAGCATGGAGGGCGATGAAGCGAACCTTCTGCTCCAAGAAGGTCTTCCCTATTGGATAG
- the opn7b gene encoding opsin 7, group member b, whose product MGNASEPLFISKISKEHDFLLGVSYSVFGIFSLMGNTVLLFVAHQKKTSLKPAEFFVVNLSISDLGMTISLFPFAIPSAFSHRWLFTEAFCVCYAFCGVLFGLCSLSNLTILSSVCWLKVCCPNYGSKFSSSHAVLLVVGVWCYSAVFAVGPVLGWGQYTYEPYGTACCIDWFAPRESALAMSYIVCLFFFCYVVPCTIIFLSYAFILVTVRGSQQAVRQHVSPQNKILNAQTLIIKLSVAVCIGFLVAWSPYAAVSMWAAFVDPDSVPPLAFMMAAVFAKSSTLYNPVIYLGFKPNFRKSLRRDAAKCRRVLCPCLNHAKVAQKSTGSSQNNGQDDCQSTHLSNGPHRSHRTCRHCPDHGNTEYSGSTPQRTVRILAGNAHSEVAVSQLSDEMQSDFL is encoded by the exons ATGGGAAATGCCTCTGAACCGTTATTCATATCCAAGATATCCAAAGAGCACGACTTCCTGCTGGGGGTGTCGTACAGCGTGTTtg GTATCTTCTCTCTGATGGGAAACACAGTTCTGCTGTTTGTAGCTCATCAGAAGAAAACATCTCTGAAGCCGGCCGAGTTCTTCGTGGTGAATCTGTCTATCAGTGACCTGGGCATGACCATCTCGCTCTTCCCCTTCGCCATTCCCTCAGCGTTCTCACACAG ATGGCTCTTTACTGAAgcgttctgtgtgtgttacgcTTTCTGTGGCGTTCTGTTCGGACTGTGCAGTCTCAGCAATCTCACCATCCTGTCGTCCGTCTGCTGGCTCAAAGTCTGCTGCCCCAACTATG GAAGCAAGTTCTCCTCGTCTCACGCCGTGCTCCTGGTGGTGGGGGTGTGGTGCTACTCCGCCGTCTTCGCCGTGGGTCCCGTCTTGGGTTGGGGCCAGTACACGTACGAACCGTACGGCACGGCCTGCTGCATCGACTGGTTCGCCCCGCGCGAGAGCGCCCTCGCCATGTCCTACATCGTCTGCCTCTTCTTCTTCTGCTACGTGGTGCCGTGCACCATCATCTTCCTCTCCTACGCCTTCATCCTGGTGACGGTGCGAGGGTCCCAACAGGCCGTGCGGCAACACGTGTCCCCTCAGAACAAGATCCTCAACGCGCAGACCCTGATCATCaag CTCTCCGTGGCGGTGTGTATCGGCTTCCTGGTGGCGTGGAGTCCGTACGCCGCCGTGTCCATGTGGGCGGCCTTCGTGGATCCGGATTCGGTCCCTCCGCTGGCGTTCATGATGGCGGCCGTGTTCGCCAAGTCCTCCACGCTCTACAACCCCGTGATCTACCTGGGCTTCAAACCCAACTTCCGCAAGTCTCTGAGGAGGGACGCCGCCAAGTGCAGGCGGGTGCTGTGCCCGTGCCTGAACCACGCCAAGGTGGCGCAGAAAAGCACGGGGAGTTCTCAGAATAACGGTCAGGACGACTGCCAGTCCACTCACCTCTCCAACGGACCTCACCGGAGCCACCGGACGTGCAGGCACTGTCCGGACCACGGTAACACCGAGTACTCAGGCTCGACCCCGCAGAGGACGGTTCGGATCCTCGCCGGGAACGCGCACAGTGAGGTCGCGGTCAGTCAGCTCTCCGACGAGATGCAGAGTGACTTCCTATAG